The genomic DNA CGCCAGGCCAGCTGGTAGTGGACCAGGGCGAGCAGCCGGGGATCGTCGCCCGCGTCCGCCAGGGCCTGCGGGAAGACCGCGTCGACCTCGCCGATGGCCTGCCCGGCCGCCTCGATCACCGCCATCCAGGCCCGCACCCGCTCGCCGGGCGCGGTGGCCCGGGTCAGCACCTCGCGGGCGACGTCCCGGGCCAGGTCCTGCTCGCCGGCGGTGATCGCGTCCTCGGCGGCCGTCAGCCGGCGCTCGTCCGGACCCGGCGTGCCGTCCGCCGGAGTGTGGCGCGCGGCGAGCAGCCCCAGCGAGGCGGCCACCGACGGCGCGCCGCGGTCCCGGGCCAGCGCGGCGGCCTCCGCCAGCCGGGCCGCCACCTGCGGGTCGGTGCCGGTGGTGGCCAGCGCCAGGTGCCGGGCGCGCTCGATCGGGTCGGAGGCGGCCGTGGACAGCGCCGCGTGCGCGGCCCGCCGCTCCGGCGCCGGAGCCTCGGCATACAGCGCGGCCGAGATCAGCGGGTGCGCGAACCGTACGGTCGGGCCCTCCGGGTCGGGCGTCAGCAGCCCGAGCGCCGCCGCCTGCGCGGTCTCCGCCTCGGCGTTCTCCCGGCCGGCCGCGCGCAGCAGCGCCGGGGTGGGGCGGGCGCCGGCGCTGGCCACCAGGAGGGTGCGGCGCGCCTCGCCCGACAGCATCTCCAGGCGGGACAGGACCAGGGCGCGCAGCGAGGTCGGCACCGGCAGCGGCTCGCCCGGACGGGGAGCGGCGGGACTCTCGGCCAGGGCCCGGCCCAGCTCCAGGGCGAACAGCGGGTTGCCGCCGCTGGTGCGGTGGATGTCCCGGACGGTGGAACGGTGCAGGCCCGAGTAGCCGCGTTCGTCGAGCAGCGCCGACACCTGGGCCCGGGTCAGCGGCCCGAGGCGCACCGCCCGGGTGTCCGGCGGGGAGGCCCGCAGATGGCGGTCGTACTCGGCGTCGTCCGTCTCGGGCCCCTCGGTGCGTACCGCGCACAGCAGCCGTACCGGGGTCTCGCCCAGGCGGCGGGCGGCGAAGCCGAGGAGTTCCGCGCTGGCCGGATCGAGCCACTGGAGGTCGTCGGCGACGACGAGGACGGGCCCCTCGGCGGCGAGGGCGCGCAGCGCGGACAGCACGGCCAGCCGCAGCGCCAGACCGTCGCGCTGGAGGGTGGACTCGCCGCGGCCGGTGAGCGCCGACTCCAGTGCGGTGCGCTGGGCGGCGGGCAGCGCCCCGGAGACCTCGTCCAGGACCTGGCCCAGGAGGTCGGCCAGGGCGAGGAAGGGGAGATGGGATTCGGACTCGGTCGCCGAGCAGCGCAACACGGTGCGCGCCGTGCGGGCGTATTCCGCGGCCAGGGTGCGCAGGACCGTCGACTTTCCGATTCCGGCGGGACCGTGCAGCAGCACACTGCCGCCCCGGGCGAGCTGCTCACGCGCCGCACCGAACGGCCCCTCCCGCCCGATGACCAGGTCGGAGCGGCATCCGGCAGCCTCCGCGAAGTCCCGTGGCACGGTGACCGCTCCCCTCCGTGTGGCGTGTCCGGGCCAATATTAGGCAACGGCGCATCGCGTTACGGAGGGTCGGCGAGGTGACCCGAACAACAAACGGGCCACCGCCGAAATCAAACACGGCCCGGAGATGCCCGCGCCCGCCCCGTCCCGGCCCGCCTCCTACGGCAGCCACCCCGTTCGGCGGGCCGACGCGACGGCCTCCGTGCGGGTGCGGGCACCCAGCTTGCGCATCGCCGAGCGCAGATAGCTCTTGACGGTCTCCGGACCCACCCCGAGCCGCTCCGCCGCCGCCCCGTTCGTCGCGCCCGCGGCCACGCAGGCCAGCACGTCCACCTCCCGCGGCGCCAGCCGGGGCGCCGGCACGGAGCCGCTCCCCGCCACCAGCAGTCCGCACGCGCGCAGCAGCTCGTCCCGCAGCCCCGGATCCGTGATCCTCGGTGCCAGCGCCCGCAGCGCCGCGTGCGCCTCCCGCACCTGCTCCCAGACCGCGCCGTCCGCCGGTCCGGGCGCGGCCGCCCGCGCCGACGGGGGCGAGGCCGCCGCCAGCAGCTCGTCCGCCTCGTCCCGCAGCACCAGCGCCTGCTCCGCGTCCCGCGCCGCCGCCACCGCCGCGCCGAGCGTGCGGTCGCCCAGCGGCTGGGCCGTGCGCAGGGCGCCGTACAGCACGCCGCGCACCCGGCGCCTGACGACCACCGGCACCGCGAGGACCGAGCGCAGGCCCTCGGCGGCGACGGGCAGGTCGTACTCGTGGCTGATCTGCCGGGAGACGGAGTAGTCCGTCACCGCGCACGGCCGCGACAGCGCCACCGCCCGGCCACCGAGCCCGTTGCCGGCCGTCACCGCCAGCGCGCTGAGCGCCGTCGTCGCCGTGCCGCTCAGCTCGCTGATGCGCACCTGGCGCCGCCCGGACTCGACGAGACCGCCGAAGGCGACGGGCAGCCCGGTCGTGCGCCGCAGCCGCACCAGCGCGCTGCGGATCTGAGCCGCGTCCGCCGCGTCCACCGCCACCCGTTCCGCCCTCCCTCGTGATCGTCCCGGGACGCACACCCCCGTTCGGGGGTAGTGAGACCCACATCACGGATTACACGATGGCACAGAGCCGCCCGGCAAGGTCCGGCACCGAGGAGGACAGATGACGACGGCCACGGAGCTGTTCCGCACCGCACGGGACTTCCTGCTGGAACACCGCGAGGACTACACCGCCGCCTACGAGGGGTTCCGGTGGCCCCGCCCCGAGCACTTCAACTGGGCCCTGGACTGGTTCGACGTCGTCGCCGAGGGCAACGGGCGCACCGCCCTGCACATCGTCGAGGAGGACGGCCGCGAGGTCCGGGTCTCCTTCGCCGAGATGTCCGCCCGCTCCAACCGGGTCGCGAACCGGCTGCGGGAGTGGGGCGTCGGCCCGGAGGACCGCATCCTCGTGATGCTCGGCAACCAGGCCGAGCTGTGGGAGACCGCGCTGGCCGCGATGAAACTGCGCGCGGTCGTCATCCCGGCCACCACCCTGCTCGGCCCCGCCGACCTGCGCGACCGCGTCGACCGCGGCCGGGTCGGGCACGTGATCGTGCGCGCCGAGGACACCGGCAAGTTCGACGACGTGCCCGGCGACTACACCCGCATCGCCGTGGGCGGCGGCACACCGGCCCCCGGCTGGCGGGCCTACGAGGACGTGTACGGCGCCGCCGGCACCTTCACCCCGGACGGCCCGACCGCCGCCGACGACCCGCTGATGCTGTACTTCACCTCCGGCACCACCGCCCGCCCCAAACTGGTCGAGCACACCCACGTGTCGTACCCCGTCGGCCACCTGGCGACCATGTACTGGATCGGGCTCAAGCCCGGCGACGTGCACCTCAACATCTCCTCGCCCGGCTGGGCCAAGCACGCCTGGTCGAACCTGTTCGCGCCGTGGAACGCCGAGGCGACCGTCTTCCTGTACAACTACACGCGGTTCGACGCACCCCGCCTGATGGCCGAGATGGACCGGGCCGGAGTGACCACCTTCTGCGCCCCGCCCACCGTGTGGCGCATGCTCATCCAGGCCGACCTCACCCGGCTCGCCACCCCGCCGCGCGAGGTCGTCGCCGCCGGTGAGCCGCTCAACCCCGAGGTGATCGAACAGGTCCGCCGCCTGTGGGGGAGGACCATCCGGGACGGCTTCGGCCAGACCGAGACCGCCGTCCAGGTCTCCAACAGCCCCGGCCAGGTGCTGAAGACCGGCTCCATGGGCCGCCCCAGCCCCGGCTACCGCGTCGAACTGATCGACCCGGTCACCGGCGCGCCCGGCGCCGACGAGGGCGAGATCGCCCTGGACCTGTCCGCGCGTCCCGTCGGCCTGATGACCGGCTACCACGGAGACCCCGA from Streptomyces sp. CB09001 includes the following:
- a CDS encoding LuxR family transcriptional regulator, translating into MPRDFAEAAGCRSDLVIGREGPFGAAREQLARGGSVLLHGPAGIGKSTVLRTLAAEYARTARTVLRCSATESESHLPFLALADLLGQVLDEVSGALPAAQRTALESALTGRGESTLQRDGLALRLAVLSALRALAAEGPVLVVADDLQWLDPASAELLGFAARRLGETPVRLLCAVRTEGPETDDAEYDRHLRASPPDTRAVRLGPLTRAQVSALLDERGYSGLHRSTVRDIHRTSGGNPLFALELGRALAESPAAPRPGEPLPVPTSLRALVLSRLEMLSGEARRTLLVASAGARPTPALLRAAGRENAEAETAQAAALGLLTPDPEGPTVRFAHPLISAALYAEAPAPERRAAHAALSTAASDPIERARHLALATTGTDPQVAARLAEAAALARDRGAPSVAASLGLLAARHTPADGTPGPDERRLTAAEDAITAGEQDLARDVAREVLTRATAPGERVRAWMAVIEAAGQAIGEVDAVFPQALADAGDDPRLLALVHYQLAWRSLVVQGDFAQGREEAAHAARLAARAGDRRTELLALAFQAQAETLMGHPGAPATIQRALQEPQDPRVACHHNGAGSSRFRWLVMSDRLTEARTTVTALLREVRRRGMAESEVHYLRFLAETELHSGHCGRALELSRESLTLARDAGIGEGAGAMQAALAEAAGGDPDRALELAREAVRRSEGDGDAVYLSRALAALGHAHLVAGDAAAAVRALRRVRELEAGAGITDPARGRWQGDLAEALVRTGEPAEAMDVIEVARAHALRLGRQSVLAVLDRSEALVRAARGEHRAAVARLTSARERLAGLGFGLEEARAVFALAELHAERPGRAPESASYDEAARLFRRCRALSWLRRVEAAVAVRASGPAPVPAVEPDGLAGLASMERQVAALVMEGATNREIAARLFVSVKTVEATLTRVYRKLGIRSRVDIVRLAAGRRPD
- a CDS encoding helix-turn-helix transcriptional regulator, whose amino-acid sequence is MAVDAADAAQIRSALVRLRRTTGLPVAFGGLVESGRRQVRISELSGTATTALSALAVTAGNGLGGRAVALSRPCAVTDYSVSRQISHEYDLPVAAEGLRSVLAVPVVVRRRVRGVLYGALRTAQPLGDRTLGAAVAAARDAEQALVLRDEADELLAAASPPSARAAAPGPADGAVWEQVREAHAALRALAPRITDPGLRDELLRACGLLVAGSGSVPAPRLAPREVDVLACVAAGATNGAAAERLGVGPETVKSYLRSAMRKLGARTRTEAVASARRTGWLP
- the ibuL gene encoding isobutyrate:CoA ligase IbuL: MTTATELFRTARDFLLEHREDYTAAYEGFRWPRPEHFNWALDWFDVVAEGNGRTALHIVEEDGREVRVSFAEMSARSNRVANRLREWGVGPEDRILVMLGNQAELWETALAAMKLRAVVIPATTLLGPADLRDRVDRGRVGHVIVRAEDTGKFDDVPGDYTRIAVGGGTPAPGWRAYEDVYGAAGTFTPDGPTAADDPLMLYFTSGTTARPKLVEHTHVSYPVGHLATMYWIGLKPGDVHLNISSPGWAKHAWSNLFAPWNAEATVFLYNYTRFDAPRLMAEMDRAGVTTFCAPPTVWRMLIQADLTRLATPPREVVAAGEPLNPEVIEQVRRLWGRTIRDGFGQTETAVQVSNSPGQVLKTGSMGRPSPGYRVELIDPVTGAPGADEGEIALDLSARPVGLMTGYHGDPDRTAEAMAGGYYRTGDIGARDEDGYLTYVGRADDVFKASDYKISPFELESALLEHEAVAEAAVVPAPDELRLAVPKAYIVLAAGWEPGPDTAKVLFEHSRDTLAPYKRVRRLEFGELPKTVSGKIRRIELREATAAGSTNEYREEDFR